From Skermanella sp. TT6, a single genomic window includes:
- a CDS encoding exopolysaccharide biosynthesis protein: protein MSDQPHRALSDVLDRLESTARGESITVQEVVEKLGHKSFASLMLIFSLISTSPASAIPGLTATVAAIIFILVVQMILGRDCVWLPQIISHRRLSTEKLCKGIGWLRKPVLFVERFLKARLTLFLHRPWLFLPLFLILALTLFMPFMEVIPTSGSIASAVIAFFAAGLLTRDGGLVLFSLILLLAVPVAVWHFGFS from the coding sequence ATGAGTGATCAACCACACCGCGCCCTCAGCGATGTCCTTGATCGATTGGAGAGCACGGCACGAGGCGAGAGCATAACCGTGCAGGAAGTGGTCGAGAAACTTGGTCACAAATCCTTTGCGTCATTGATGCTGATTTTTTCACTGATCTCCACCTCGCCGGCCAGCGCGATCCCTGGCCTGACGGCGACGGTCGCGGCAATCATCTTCATTCTGGTCGTGCAGATGATCCTCGGACGGGATTGCGTCTGGCTGCCACAGATCATCAGCCATCGGCGCCTGTCCACGGAGAAGCTTTGCAAGGGGATCGGCTGGCTGCGCAAGCCCGTGCTGTTCGTGGAACGGTTCTTGAAAGCGCGGCTCACTCTTTTCCTTCATCGGCCGTGGCTTTTCCTGCCTTTGTTCCTGATCCTGGCGCTGACGCTGTTCATGCCGTTCATGGAGGTGATACCGACCTCGGGGTCCATCGCGTCGGCCGTGATAGCATTCTTTGCTGCCGGGCTGCTGACCAGGGACGGCGGCCTCGTCCTGTTCTCGCTGATCCTGCTCCTGGCGGTGCCCGTGGCCGTCTGGCACTTCGGCTTCAGCTGA